From the genome of Cedecea lapagei, one region includes:
- a CDS encoding epoxyqueuosine reductase QueH: protein MTTTEFKRPKLTLPDGANKLLLHTCCAPCSSEVIEALLASGIDFTIFFYNPNIHPQKEYLIRKEENKRFAGQHGVPFVDADYDIDNWFARVKGMEWEPERGARCTACFDMRLERTALYAAEHGFGAICSSLGISRWKNFEQVCECGQRAAARHPGMFYWTHNWRKQGGSARTVEICKREQFYQQEYCGCVYSLRDANAYRASQGKALIKPGKS from the coding sequence ATGACAACGACCGAATTTAAGCGCCCGAAACTGACGCTGCCGGACGGCGCAAACAAGCTTTTGCTGCATACCTGCTGTGCCCCCTGCTCTTCCGAAGTGATAGAAGCCTTGCTGGCATCGGGCATCGATTTCACAATTTTTTTCTACAATCCAAATATTCATCCGCAAAAGGAATATCTCATTCGCAAGGAAGAGAATAAACGTTTTGCCGGGCAGCACGGCGTGCCCTTTGTCGATGCAGATTATGATATCGATAACTGGTTTGCTCGAGTGAAAGGCATGGAGTGGGAACCTGAACGCGGTGCGCGCTGTACGGCCTGTTTTGATATGCGCCTGGAGCGAACTGCGCTATATGCAGCAGAGCACGGATTCGGTGCGATTTGCAGTTCGCTGGGCATTTCTCGCTGGAAAAATTTTGAGCAGGTCTGCGAATGCGGCCAACGAGCGGCAGCGCGCCATCCTGGAATGTTCTACTGGACCCACAACTGGCGTAAACAAGGCGGCTCAGCACGCACGGTTGAAATCTGCAAACGCGAGCAGTTTTATCAGCAGGAGTATTGTGGCTGCGTTTATTCTCTGCGGGACGCTAACGCTTATCGAGCATCTCAGGGCAAAGCGTTAATCAAGCCGGGGAAATCATGA
- a CDS encoding lysophospholipid acyltransferase family protein, translating to MFSLDNVLNDLWPQAKPASWQKNLLRRLLYEEEFQAFAENHPHLRGLDMIEQVLEHLHIRCNISPRELENIPETGPVVIMANHPTGTLDGLALLYAVSRVRRDVKVVTNRLLNHLEPLSSLFIPVDNINGRTPKSSLVLMEKQLENGGVLIFFPAGEVSRLSRQGIADGHWHTGFIKLATKYRVPLLPAFIHAHNSALFYISAMISPMLPILLLMQQMFRRRNSTLPVTLGQRIPWESWHSPQLLPRELARKCRQHVQLLGKGLPGKFTTESAIARAEDRAMLRRELAKSECLGRTADDKMIYLWQRRDAKEEAPLLRELGRLREIAFRAVGEGCGKRRDLDRYDDDYLHLILWDEQDLEIVGAYRFMPTARQLEKRGMNGLYSYSLFHYDEKMDDVLKHGIELGRSFIQPRYWGRRGLDYLWSGIGAYLARYPQYRYLFGPVSISGGLPPDARDLLVAFYRLWFPASHSLASSRSPYPASLPDVLAQFKGENYGEDLARLKSLLSNMGCGIPTLYKQYSELCEPGGVQFIDFGSDPAFNDCVDGLVLVDLTFLKKSRYERYVGMHLPAEGK from the coding sequence ATGTTTAGTCTCGATAACGTACTTAACGACCTTTGGCCTCAGGCAAAGCCCGCATCCTGGCAAAAAAATCTGCTAAGACGCTTGCTGTATGAGGAGGAATTCCAGGCCTTTGCGGAAAATCACCCGCATCTCCGCGGTCTGGATATGATCGAACAAGTTCTGGAACACCTACACATCCGCTGCAACATCTCTCCCCGCGAATTAGAAAACATCCCCGAAACCGGCCCCGTAGTCATTATGGCAAACCACCCGACAGGCACTCTTGATGGGCTGGCTCTGCTGTATGCCGTTTCCCGCGTTCGCCGCGATGTCAAAGTCGTGACCAACCGCCTGCTGAACCACCTTGAACCGTTAAGTTCGCTGTTTATTCCCGTCGATAATATCAACGGACGCACGCCTAAATCGTCCCTGGTGCTGATGGAGAAACAGCTGGAAAACGGCGGCGTACTGATCTTTTTCCCGGCGGGCGAAGTTTCTCGCCTTTCTCGCCAGGGTATTGCCGACGGACACTGGCACACCGGCTTTATTAAGCTTGCCACAAAGTACCGCGTACCGCTGCTGCCAGCCTTTATTCATGCCCACAACAGCGCGCTGTTTTATATCAGCGCGATGATTTCGCCGATGCTGCCGATACTGCTGTTAATGCAGCAGATGTTCCGCCGCCGTAACTCCACCCTGCCGGTCACGTTAGGCCAGCGTATTCCGTGGGAAAGCTGGCATAGCCCGCAGCTGCTCCCGCGTGAGCTAGCCAGGAAGTGCCGCCAGCACGTTCAGCTGCTGGGTAAAGGGCTTCCAGGTAAGTTCACGACAGAAAGCGCCATCGCCCGGGCGGAAGATCGGGCAATGTTGCGCCGGGAGCTGGCAAAATCGGAGTGTCTGGGCCGCACCGCCGACGATAAAATGATTTATCTTTGGCAGCGCCGTGACGCAAAGGAAGAGGCTCCTCTTCTGCGCGAACTTGGGCGACTGAGAGAGATCGCTTTCCGCGCCGTGGGCGAAGGATGCGGCAAACGCCGGGATCTCGATCGTTACGATGATGATTACCTGCATTTGATCCTCTGGGATGAACAGGATCTTGAGATCGTGGGGGCGTACCGTTTTATGCCTACCGCCCGGCAGCTTGAAAAACGCGGCATGAATGGGCTGTACAGCTATAGTCTGTTCCACTATGACGAGAAGATGGATGATGTCCTGAAGCACGGAATTGAGCTGGGGCGCAGCTTTATTCAGCCACGCTACTGGGGCCGCCGTGGCCTGGACTATCTATGGTCGGGCATTGGCGCCTACCTCGCCCGCTATCCGCAGTATCGCTATTTGTTCGGCCCGGTATCCATTTCGGGTGGCCTGCCGCCGGATGCCCGCGATCTCCTGGTCGCGTTTTACCGGTTATGGTTCCCCGCCAGCCATTCACTTGCCTCTTCACGTAGCCCTTACCCGGCAAGCCTCCCTGACGTGCTGGCGCAGTTCAAAGGGGAAAACTACGGCGAAGATCTTGCACGCTTAAAATCCCTGCTCAGCAACATGGGCTGCGGCATTCCAACGCTCTATAAGCAGTATTCAGAGCTCTGCGAGCCGGGCGGCGTGCAGTTTATTGATTTCGGCAGCGACCCCGCATTCAACGACTGCGTCGACGGGCTGGTGTTGGTCGATTTAACGTTCCTGAAAAAGAGCCGCTATGAGCGGTATGTCGGGATGCATTTACCGGCAGAAGGTAAATAA